The following are encoded together in the Adhaeribacter arboris genome:
- a CDS encoding HD domain-containing protein: MTTAAYSEIQRFVIAKLTAGLSERLTYHHVNHTLDVLEQSERIARLEKIIAEEDIFLLKIGALYHDSGFLNTYQGHEEKSCEIAENDLTHFGITTFQKK, translated from the coding sequence ATGACGACTGCTGCTTATTCTGAAATTCAGAGATTTGTTATTGCAAAATTAACTGCTGGATTATCAGAAAGGCTCACCTACCACCATGTTAATCATACCTTAGATGTGTTAGAACAGAGTGAGCGTATTGCCCGTTTAGAAAAAATAATTGCGGAAGAAGATATTTTTCTTTTAAAAATTGGAGCCTTATACCACGATAGCGGATTTCTGAATACGTACCAGGGACACGAAGAAAAAAGCTGTGAAATTGCCGAAAATGATTTAACGCACTTTGGGATTACTACTTTTCAAAAGAAATAA
- a CDS encoding Nif3-like dinuclear metal center hexameric protein, with product MKSTKNIYSDTANLDRRKFLTSVTKAVGTSVILTFPRLSFAGKFWPKNYALTVQQVIAIILKEIPGAPFATTVDQLRTGTMDQMVTGIVTTTFPTLEVIEQTAKVGANFIIAHETPFYNNQDETDWLEKDEVYQYKIALLKKHNIAIWRFHDYWHAHKPDGILMGTLSTLGWEKYYNPENPRLLTLPNPVAVKAIVALTKEKLGISTVRLVGDLKQNCTRIYMALGYMDSKRQIAAIEEFKPDLFISGETREWETVERVRDGRRMGQKTSLLVLSHAVSEEAGMQYAVKWLQPKVPGIKITHIPAKNPFTFV from the coding sequence ATGAAATCGACTAAAAACATCTATTCTGATACTGCAAACCTGGACAGAAGAAAATTTTTAACTTCCGTGACGAAAGCTGTAGGTACCTCGGTAATTTTAACCTTTCCCAGGTTAAGTTTTGCCGGGAAATTCTGGCCGAAAAATTATGCACTTACCGTGCAGCAGGTAATTGCTATAATTCTGAAAGAAATTCCCGGGGCACCCTTTGCGACAACCGTTGATCAGTTACGAACAGGAACTATGGATCAGATGGTAACCGGAATTGTAACGACCACTTTCCCTACCTTAGAGGTAATTGAACAAACCGCTAAAGTAGGAGCTAATTTTATAATTGCGCACGAAACTCCCTTTTACAACAACCAGGATGAAACCGATTGGCTGGAAAAGGATGAGGTTTATCAGTATAAAATAGCATTATTAAAAAAGCACAACATTGCTATCTGGCGCTTTCATGATTACTGGCACGCCCACAAACCCGACGGTATTTTAATGGGCACTCTTAGCACCTTAGGTTGGGAAAAATATTATAACCCCGAAAATCCCCGCTTGCTTACTTTACCTAATCCGGTAGCTGTAAAGGCAATAGTAGCTTTAACGAAAGAAAAATTAGGTATCTCCACGGTGCGACTGGTAGGCGATTTAAAACAAAATTGTACCCGGATTTACATGGCTCTAGGCTACATGGATAGTAAACGGCAAATTGCGGCCATTGAGGAATTTAAGCCGGATTTATTTATAAGCGGCGAAACCAGAGAATGGGAAACAGTAGAACGGGTTCGGGACGGCCGGCGAATGGGGCAAAAAACTTCGTTACTGGTCCTGAGCCACGCGGTAAGTGAAGAAGCCGGGATGCAGTACGCCGTCAAATGGCTGCAACCCAAAGTGCCCGGGATAAAAATTACCCACATTCCCGCTAAAAATCCATTCACTTTTGTGTAA
- a CDS encoding DUF7793 family protein produces the protein MLATNDRPLIKGEIADYWLDEEGILYSYSKNPKRTVKNISENVALVKQITGNKKVPLLIYLSNSPVPDKETRRYSTEQLPEIYKAMAMVSKPGLAQFILNVLFKFKSPLIPTQSFSDDQQAREWLKQFL, from the coding sequence ATGTTAGCAACTAACGACCGACCATTAATAAAGGGAGAAATTGCGGATTATTGGCTGGACGAAGAAGGGATTTTGTATTCTTATTCTAAAAATCCGAAGCGCACTGTCAAAAACATCTCGGAGAATGTGGCCTTGGTAAAACAAATTACCGGTAATAAAAAAGTGCCTTTATTGATTTATTTGAGCAACTCCCCGGTACCGGATAAGGAAACCCGTAGATATTCGACGGAGCAATTACCCGAGATTTATAAAGCCATGGCGATGGTTTCTAAACCGGGCTTGGCTCAATTTATCCTAAACGTATTGTTCAAATTTAAGTCGCCGCTTATTCCTACGCAGTCATTCTCGGACGATCAACAAGCCCGGGAATGGCTAAAGCAATTTTTGTAA
- a CDS encoding MBL fold metallo-hydrolase, with protein sequence MKWKRFLQSLLVMGASPAFPTKLFTAMKPNNRIQLLRHATLVIQIGNGKILVDPMLSAKNEMDPIPNCGNDIRIPMVDLPVHAEELNKIINDVDAVAITHLHRDHWDTAAQNLIPKNKLIYCQPADTAKIKEQGFLQVTPVDTTLNWKEITISRTQGQHGTGEIGQQMGEVSGFVFRDKNQTIYVAGDTIWCPEVEAALQKYKPEITILNAGGAQFLTGGPITMTSVDILKVQETLPHTKVIAVHMDTVNHCFVKRSNLKRVIFEQNLTAKVIIPEDGQLLSV encoded by the coding sequence ATGAAGTGGAAAAGATTTTTACAAAGTCTGCTTGTAATGGGAGCTTCACCGGCATTCCCCACTAAACTTTTTACGGCCATGAAACCTAATAACCGTATTCAGCTACTCCGCCATGCTACCTTGGTTATTCAAATTGGTAATGGAAAGATTTTGGTGGATCCCATGTTGTCTGCGAAAAATGAAATGGACCCTATACCTAATTGCGGCAACGATATTCGCATTCCGATGGTGGATTTACCCGTGCATGCCGAAGAATTAAACAAAATTATCAATGATGTAGATGCGGTTGCTATTACGCATTTGCACCGCGACCACTGGGATACTGCTGCCCAAAATTTGATTCCCAAAAACAAGTTAATTTATTGCCAACCTGCGGATACGGCGAAAATAAAAGAACAAGGTTTTTTACAAGTAACCCCGGTTGATACCACTCTAAATTGGAAAGAAATAACCATTAGCCGCACCCAAGGCCAACACGGCACCGGCGAGATCGGGCAACAAATGGGCGAAGTATCGGGCTTTGTTTTCCGGGATAAAAACCAGACTATTTACGTAGCCGGCGATACCATCTGGTGCCCGGAGGTGGAAGCTGCTTTACAAAAGTATAAACCCGAAATAACTATATTAAATGCCGGTGGCGCGCAGTTTTTAACCGGTGGCCCCATTACCATGACGTCAGTAGATATTTTGAAAGTACAGGAAACACTACCTCATACCAAAGTTATTGCCGTACACATGGACACCGTAAATCATTGTTTCGTCAAGCGCAGTAACTTAAAAAGAGTAATTTTCGAGCAGAACTTAACTGCCAAGGTGATTATTCCGGAAGACGGGCAACTACTTTCGGTTTAA